A portion of the Roseofilum capinflatum BLCC-M114 genome contains these proteins:
- a CDS encoding hybrid sensor histidine kinase/response regulator encodes MVKVLVIEDEELIRENILDLLEAEDFEGLGAENGQVGVEIAKAQIPDLILCDVMMPQLDGYGVLEQLRCDPKTAMIPFIFLTAKAEKNDMRSGMELGADDYLTKPCLPDELLKAINTRLDKQARIKEASQGQLDELRDSIARSLPHELRTPLNGIMGFAELMSYEAEDLKPEEIREMADQILVSSNRLYRLIQNFLLYADLELASKNSDRLQQWRSQATTSIRDAVEEVISLKADQCGRTADLKYQLEDSPVQIEASRLQKLVQEAIDNAFKFSPTGTPVQVTTTVQDNTVVLTLINSGRGMTPEEIEQVGAYMQFNRKLHEQQGSGLGLAIAKRMAQIHQGDLTIASIPDQETRITITLPTGG; translated from the coding sequence ATGGTTAAAGTATTGGTCATTGAAGATGAGGAACTGATTCGAGAAAATATTCTCGATCTCTTAGAGGCGGAAGACTTTGAAGGACTAGGGGCGGAAAACGGCCAAGTTGGGGTCGAGATTGCCAAAGCGCAAATCCCAGATCTGATCCTCTGTGATGTGATGATGCCCCAATTGGATGGATATGGGGTATTAGAGCAATTGCGCTGCGATCCGAAAACGGCGATGATTCCGTTTATATTTTTAACGGCGAAAGCAGAAAAAAATGACATGCGCTCCGGTATGGAGTTAGGGGCAGATGATTATTTAACTAAACCTTGTTTACCGGATGAATTGCTCAAAGCGATTAATACTCGCTTAGACAAACAGGCGCGGATTAAAGAAGCGTCTCAGGGACAATTGGATGAGTTACGTGATAGCATTGCGCGATCGCTGCCCCATGAGTTACGCACCCCCCTGAATGGGATTATGGGGTTTGCGGAACTGATGAGTTATGAAGCCGAAGACTTAAAACCCGAAGAGATTCGGGAGATGGCCGATCAAATCCTGGTATCGAGCAATCGACTATACCGCCTCATTCAAAATTTTCTCTTATACGCTGATTTGGAATTGGCCAGCAAAAATAGCGATCGCCTCCAGCAATGGCGCTCCCAAGCTACAACCTCCATTCGCGATGCAGTCGAAGAAGTGATTTCCTTAAAAGCCGATCAATGTGGGCGCACAGCCGATCTCAAATATCAATTAGAAGATAGTCCCGTCCAGATCGAAGCCTCTCGACTCCAGAAACTGGTACAAGAAGCGATCGATAATGCCTTCAAATTTTCCCCCACTGGAACCCCAGTACAGGTGACCACAACAGTTCAAGACAACACCGTAGTGTTAACCCTGATTAACTCAGGACGGGGTATGACTCCAGAGGAAATCGAGCAAGTGGGAGCCTATATGCAATTTAATCGGAAGCTCCACGAACAACAGGGTTCAGGCTTAGGACTGGCGATCGCCAAACGGATGGCCCAAATCCATCAGGGTGACTTAACCATTGCCAGCATCCCAGATCAAGAAACCCGAATTACCATTACCTTACCCACAGGAGGATAG
- a CDS encoding EAL domain-containing response regulator, protein MVKILVIEDEQAIRENVLELLESEGYEALGAENGREGLKIAQNAIPDLILCDVMMPEVTGYAVLTALQENPLLSHIPFIFLTAKSDRLDFRYGMELGADDYLMKPCLPNEILRAVAARLDKKASLNAHYLQELQRQASQDLLTHLPNRTRLREMFQTLVANSSTLVAGQEQLIPVFCIGLDRFERINNTLGYDMGDRLLQAVAQRIGETLEATSPILARLSDDVFVAILGEQLSRHEVMAQMETLIAKLSEPFSIQGENLAITASIGMTYYPRDGQDIDPLIQNASRALNQARERGGNKYQFYIPTFYVGSGDRLNLEASLRYALERQELQVHYQPQVSLQTGQVIGAEALIRWQHPERGWVSPAKFIPIAEETGLIDSIGKWVLVQACKQAKDWQKLNPNFQMSVNLSPRQLTQLPLHQWLLDCLISIGYIPSTLELELTESALVEQKQEALKILNSLKSIGVKLALDDFGTGYSSLEYLKDFPFDVLKIDRCFIKRIETNIKQKSLVSAIIKMAQALDMKVVAEGVETVDEIKFLQNQSCEFMQGYYFSKPLGKEDFEEQILKPKKQLPKMIVPRQGKDWGKYIKN, encoded by the coding sequence ATGGTGAAAATTCTGGTCATTGAAGATGAGCAAGCCATTCGGGAAAACGTACTGGAATTGCTTGAATCAGAAGGATATGAGGCGCTGGGAGCAGAAAATGGTCGAGAAGGGCTGAAGATTGCCCAAAATGCGATACCTGATTTGATTTTATGTGATGTGATGATGCCGGAGGTGACGGGTTATGCGGTATTAACGGCGCTGCAAGAGAATCCCCTGCTCTCCCATATTCCGTTTATTTTCTTAACTGCGAAAAGCGATCGCCTGGATTTTCGCTATGGTATGGAGTTAGGGGCGGATGATTATTTGATGAAACCTTGTCTGCCCAATGAAATTCTGCGAGCTGTGGCGGCACGGTTGGATAAAAAAGCCAGCCTCAATGCCCACTATTTGCAAGAACTTCAGCGTCAAGCCTCACAAGATTTGCTCACTCATTTGCCCAACCGTACCCGTTTACGGGAGATGTTCCAAACGTTAGTAGCAAACAGTTCTACCTTGGTGGCTGGACAGGAACAACTGATTCCAGTTTTCTGTATTGGTTTAGATCGGTTTGAACGTATTAATAATACTCTCGGTTACGATATGGGCGATCGCCTCCTGCAAGCTGTAGCTCAACGCATCGGGGAAACTCTAGAGGCAACCTCACCGATTCTCGCTCGCCTCAGTGATGATGTCTTTGTGGCAATTTTAGGGGAACAGCTCTCCCGCCATGAAGTGATGGCACAGATGGAAACCCTGATCGCAAAACTCTCTGAACCCTTCTCGATCCAGGGCGAAAATCTGGCGATTACTGCCAGTATTGGCATGACTTATTATCCTAGGGATGGCCAAGATATCGATCCCTTAATCCAAAATGCGAGTCGTGCCCTTAATCAAGCTAGGGAACGGGGGGGTAATAAATATCAATTTTATATTCCCACCTTCTACGTTGGTTCCGGCGATCGCCTCAACCTAGAAGCAAGTTTGCGATATGCCCTAGAGCGTCAAGAACTGCAAGTCCATTATCAACCCCAAGTCAGCTTGCAAACTGGTCAAGTTATTGGTGCAGAGGCCCTCATTCGCTGGCAACATCCAGAGCGCGGATGGGTTTCTCCAGCTAAATTTATTCCCATTGCTGAAGAAACTGGATTAATTGATTCCATTGGTAAATGGGTGCTAGTTCAAGCCTGTAAACAAGCCAAAGACTGGCAAAAATTAAATCCCAACTTTCAAATGAGTGTCAATTTATCGCCCCGCCAACTGACTCAACTCCCCTTACATCAATGGCTGTTAGATTGCTTGATCTCAATCGGGTATATTCCCTCAACTCTAGAATTAGAATTAACCGAAAGTGCCTTAGTGGAGCAAAAACAAGAGGCTTTGAAAATATTAAATTCTCTCAAGTCTATTGGTGTTAAACTTGCCTTAGATGATTTTGGTACTGGATACTCATCCCTAGAATATCTCAAGGATTTTCCTTTTGATGTATTAAAAATAGATCGTTGTTTTATTAAAAGAATTGAAACAAATATCAAACAAAAATCTCTTGTTTCTGCTATTATAAAAATGGCGCAAGCCTTGGACATGAAGGTAGTTGCGGAAGGTGTAGAAACAGTAGATGAGATAAAATTCTTACAGAATCAAAGCTGTGAATTTATGCAAGGTTATTACTTTAGTAAACCCCTGGGGAAGGAAGATTTTGAAGAGCAAATTTTGAAGCCTAAAAAACAACTTCCTAAGATGATAGTGCCACGACAGGGAAAAGATTGGGGTAAATATATCAAGAATTAA